From the Chiloscyllium plagiosum isolate BGI_BamShark_2017 chromosome 16, ASM401019v2, whole genome shotgun sequence genome, one window contains:
- the LOC122557741 gene encoding GTPase HRas, whose translation MTEYKLVVVGAGGVGKSALTIQLIQNHFVDEYDPTIEDSYRKQVVIDGETCLLDILDTAGQEEYSAMRDQYMRTGEGFLCVFAINNTKSFEDIHQYREQIKRVKDSDDVPMVLVGNKCDLPSRSVETRQAQDLARSYGIPYIETSAKTRQGVEDAFYTLVREISQHKVRKSNPPDDSGQDCNNCKCVIL comes from the exons ATGACAGAGTATAAGTTGGTGGTGGTTGGGGCTGGTGGCGTTGGGAAGAGTGCTTTAACCATTCAACTCATCCAGAATCACTTTGTGGATGAATACGATCCTACGATAGAG GATTCCTATAGAAAACAGGTAGTCATTGATGGGGAGACCTGTTTGTTGGATATTCTGGACACAGCAGGTCAAGAGGAGTACAGTGCCATGAGAGACCAATACATGAGGACAGGAGAAGGCTTCCTGTGTGTCTTTGCAATCAACAACACCAAATCATTTGAAGACATTCATCAGTACAG AGAACAAATTAAAAGGGTAAAGGATTCCGATGATGTTCCAATGGTTCTGGTGGGAAACAAGTGCGACCTGCCTTCCCGATCTGTGGAGACTCGGCAAGCCCAAGACTTGGCCCGGAGTTACGGCATTCCTTACATCGAAACCTCTGCCAAAACCAGACAA ggagtggaggatGCTTTTTATACCTTAGTCCGAGAGATCAGCCAACATAAAGTCAGGAAATCAAATCCACCAGATGACAGTGGGCAAGATTGTAACAACTGTAAATGTGTGATATTGTGA